A stretch of DNA from Anopheles bellator unplaced genomic scaffold, idAnoBellAS_SP24_06.2 scaffold00404_ctg1, whole genome shotgun sequence:
ATTGTTTCGGCTTACATTTGGTCTTTTAGCAGAATGAAAACGGAGTAAGTGTTTTTAACCACCtgcaatggaaacgaaaccgaaatatTGTGCTCAAAACATTAGACTCTGGTAGGCGACACTCACTACTCCAAACAGCTCCATGTTTAGGTCACAAAACTTGCCCGCTGTAATTCCGATAGGTTTCTGGGTTCGCACTATTATTAGTTGGAGGTCTTTTTGCACCGAGGCACATTCCGCTTCCCAGCAACTTTCGTAGACAGCACCGGCTACCTTGGCTGCCTGATAAAGGATTTTAGATTAACGTCAAGATCATTTTGAGCTACGTTCCACGTTGCGTACCGCATCCGAAAGCTGGTTGCCCAGGTAGCAATAGCCGAAGGTTTCGATCGTTTCAAACATGAACAGAACTAACAGATTGATGAACTGGGTGCTAAAGCCCTGGCGACGAAAGAGAAGCTTGAACCGATATTCAACTACGACACCTCACAGGACTACCTACGGAAACGGTGAAGTACAGCAACATAGAGCTCCAGTTCAGCACACACAGGATAATCTGCATCAACATCACCGGAGCGGTGAGCGTTCGCAGCAATTCGGCACAGTTGAGGGCACCCTGATGCATTTGGACGATCGTCTTCAGTTCGGAGCGGAAGGATCGCTCACGAGCAGTGTACTGGATTTTTAGAGCCACTAGCTGAAAGTAGACCGTGCAATACTTGATGATGGCCAAGATCGATACAAGCTTGGCGGTGCCGACGAATGAACATAGTAACGAGGTCGGCACCATGAACACGCCGAACAGCAGGTAGTCACGAAGCGACGTCCGAACGTTGAGAACATAAAAGTTTTCTTCCATGTGGAGGATAAACTGAACATCGGTTGCATTGGCAGATGCACTGTAATACTTCCACAGAGTGGACAGGATGGGCGAAAAGCTGTAGAAGTTGGCCGGCAAAAGTATCGACAGTAGGCACACTTTCATCACCTTGTTGATTCGAGCGTCCTGTATCTTCAGATGCTTAGCGATTGGTGGCGATCCGCTGAGCACTGTGAAGCAAGCGGACAAGACGGCAAAGCTGAGTGCGTAGTCGTAGTACTTCTGGCGCCAGGACCCTTTCATACCGTCTCGAGTGAAGCACTCCGCCTGTCTTATTAGCTCGTAGAATACGTCTCGGTACAgcgcgagcagcagcaccccgacGAAGCGATTGGTCTGGCAAACCAATTCCGCCAAACCGATGACACCTGACTTGAAGTCGGGATATCCAAAAAAGATTTTCGGAATGGCGATGATCAGCAGAAAGGTAACAAATATAG
This window harbors:
- the LOC131214269 gene encoding putative odorant receptor 92a; the encoded protein is MNFFVNDKPPGVPHLVVKLWKVLGVSDVHREQYRCVPIFVTFLLIIAIPKIFFGYPDFKSGVIGLAELVCQTNRFVGVLLLALYRDVFYELIRQAECFTRDVLSGSPPIAKHLKIQDARINKVMKVCLLSILLPANFYSFSPILSTLWKYYSASANATDVQFILHMEENFYVLNVRTSLRDYLLFGVFMVPTSLLCSFVGTAKLVSILAIIKYCTVYFQLVALKIQYTARERSFRSELKTIVQMHQGALNCAELLRTLTAPVMLMQIILCVLNWSSMLLYFTVSGFSTQFINLLVLFMFETIETFGYCYLGNQLSDAAAKVAGAVYESCWEAECASVQKDLQLIIVRTQKPIGITAGKFCDLNMELFGV